Genomic DNA from Desulfobulbaceae bacterium:
TTCTCGCACAGTTGTTATGAGTTGAAACTGACTCCCCTGGCTAAGATGCTGGCACTAATCAACTTTGTTGTCTTTGGGTTGGAAATAGCCATGCGCTGTAAGATCGGCAAGGGGCTCTATCTTCCCCACACGCAGGGTACGGTTATTGGCGCAGTCTCTATAGGCGAAAATGCGATTATTTACCATAACGTTACATTCGGAGCACGCGAGATAGATTTAGGCTATTCCGGGTCGGCGCGTCCCGTGGTTGGTAATAACGTCATCGTTGGTGCGGGTGCTAAGGTACTTGGAGGGGTTGTGCTTGGCGATGGTGCCCGTATCGCAGCTAATGCCGTTGTGATCGAAGATGTTCCAGCAGGCGTGACGGTAGCCGGGATTCCTGCGCGCATTGTCAAACAACACGAGGCAAGTAAGTCGGTCTGAATAATTTAGAGAATTGTTGGAGCTTGCAGACTCGTTGGTCAATTACAGCGAAAACATTACAAATGAAACTGATGATAAACGAGCTATTGAGAAGATGAACACCATTTGCTGGAATCCATACGATGGGAATGAAATTAAGCCAAAATTCGAATGCACCGGAGGTAAGGTTGAAACGCTACAAACAAAAGTCTTTCTCCTGAGCGGTGGAGTAGTAATGTGTCTGCCTAATGTGGTTGGGGAGTTTAAATGACAAATTTGTCGCTATTAGGGAAAAAAATTATTTTATTTTGTCCAAAAACCTTTGGCTATGAGCAAGAAATTCTTCGTGAGATGAAGAATATGGGGGCAGAGGTAACGTATCGTAGTGTTAGGCCGGTGGAGCATGGGTGGATAATCGCCCTTCTTCGGATTTTTCCAAAGTTGGCTTGGCGCTTCTCAGATTTGTTCTTTTTTCCATGGCTTGAAAAAATTGCCCCAAAGCAATGTGACATCATTCTTATTATAAAAGGAGAGGGGATTTCTCCAAATTTCTTAAAAAAACTTCGATCTCGATATCAGAATGCACAGTTTATTCTCTATCTGTGGGATAGTCTGTCGAATTGTAAACATATCGAATTGAAGTTCCCTTTTTTTGATGATTATTACAGTTTTGATCCCTCTGATTGTAAGGATTTTCCTCAATTTACGTTTCGGCCACTATTTTTCTTGGATAAATACCTTACAAACGGAAATACTTCTGAAGGTAAAGGTATATTCTTTGTTGGGACCCTTAATGGTGACCGTCCACGAGTAATATCTCGCCTACTGTCAACGCTAGATCAGCAAGTTCGATTTAATTACTTCTTGTTTGTAAGAAGTCGCATTGAGCTTGCTCTTCGAAGATTGATTGATAAGCATTTGAGAAAGCTTGGGGATGATCGTCTGATTTTTAAACCAATTTCGACCGAGACTTTGGTTAATCATATTAATAATTGTGCCGCAGTCCTTGACATAGAACACCCGAACCAAACTGGTTTAACAATGCGTACTTTTGAGGTCATTGCTTCAGGGAAAAAATTGATTACGACTAATAAGTCAATCTTAGGGCAAGATTTTTATGACGCTACCAGGATTCACGTTATTGATAGAGTAACTCCTATTGTTTCAAATGATTTTTTGGATTCAGAGTTGCCTCCTCTCTCAGAAGATTTTATTTTGAAAAATTCTCTACGTGGTTGGTTGTCTGCAATTCTTGGCGTGAAAATTAGTGAGGCAGGTTGATCAAACCCAGAAAGCCTGACCGCTAAGGACGAGGATAACGGCATGAAAATAGGCATTATCGGCGCGGGCACGCTTGCCGCCTTTATCGTGGACATCATCCGACGGCTTCCGGGCTTTGACGTTCTCGGCCAGTTCGATGAGCGTTATCCGGAAATAACCTTGAGCAACGGAGTCCCTGTGCTTGGCAAAGTGGAGGACGTGAAACCGGGCACGCCCATTGCCCTTGGCATCGGTTCTCCTGCGGCCCGCAAGGTAATTTACGAGCGCAAGCGTCTGGGGGGATTCGTCTTTCCCTCGATCATCGATCCGTCTTGCGTTATTTCGGGATCAGCTTCCATCGGTGACGGGGTGATCATTGGCCCTTTCTCCACGGTTTTGGCCGGGTCGGTGGTTCACAACGGTGCTTGCCTTTTGAGTCATGTAAACGTTAACCAAAATGTCAGCATTGGTGCTTTTTCCCTGATCGGTGCCGGGGCACTGATCGGCAACGGTGCTTTTATAGGAACCGGAGCCCATGTAGGCCTTGGAGGCAGAGTTGCTCTTGGGGGTAGAGTGGAGGACTGGGCGGATGCCGGGGCAGATTAGCCGGAACGCTTTCTCTATTCCGGCAGGTGAACTCGTGCATGGCGTTCCCGCCTGGGAATGCCACGTTCATACACTTTTTACCGATGGCGAAGCGAGTGTCCTCGATTGTGTCGAACGGGCGCTGGATCAAGGACTGTCACGGATTATCTTTACCGAGCATACTGAACCATGGAAGGCCAAAAGAAAAGGATGGTTTACGCAATACGCGGATGAGGTCAGGATGGCGGCGCAACGTTACATCGGAGAAATAGAGGTCATTCTAGGCGTAGAGGCCCCGGCCAACGACTTCGTGGGCGGTCTTGAATTCACCACGGAAATGCTCGACACATGTGATTTCATCCTTGGAACAGCGCATCGCTATCCAGGCCTTGATGGGCGTCGGGTTAGGGATTTGTCGGCCAAGGAATGTATCGAACTTGAATACGCCACCTTGTTGGCGTTGTCGAATAATGAGATCATTGACGCTATTGCCCATATTGGCGGCACTTGTGGTTTGTATTGTATTGATTTTCCGGAGGAACTCGCAGTGGACGTGATCCGTGCCGCCGCTTTAAACGGTGTGGCTATTGAACTGAACTCCCGCTATCATTCCTCGTTAGACCGCCTGATTCGGATCTGCGTTCAGGAGAATGCTCGAGTGACCATCGGCAGCGACGCACATAGCTTGGGAGAAATCGGAACGGCATTTAGGGGTCTCCAGGCGATTTTCGAAGCGGAAACTGTGTGAAGTCCGTCAACCTTCTTGTAACCGCCGTAGGTTCAGAACTCGCTTGCGCCGTGATAAAAGCGGCGAGGCTCACCGCTTTCCCGGTATGTCTGCATGGTTGTGACATCCGTGAAGAAGTTGTCGGCAAGTACTGGTGCGATATCTTTCGTGCCGTGCCATCGGCCGCTCGGCCAGAGGAGTACCTCAAGGCCCTCGGCGACATGGTTCAGGAGTTCCAATTAGCGGCCATAATCCCCACAGCTGACGTCGAGTTTGAGCTTTTGGCCTTCCATCGGGAATCCTTTCTGCGGAGGTTTGGCTGCCATATTCTGGTTAATTCGCTGGAGGAGGTTCGGCGCTTCAATGACAAATGGGAGGCACATCAGTGGTATCTGGCGCAAGGCATTCCCGTCCCTGAAACTTTTTGTGCCGATACGGAGGAGGCGGTGGAATGTGCCGTGCGAACGCTTGGCTTTCCTTTGGTACTCAAACCAAGGGTTGGGGGAGGATCGCGTCACATCTATCGTATTGATACCTGGGAGGCGTTGAGAAATTATTTGCCCGTGGTGCCGTTACCTATTCTCCAAGCATACATATTTCCGGATGAGGAAGAATATACGGCCGGGACCTATCGAGCCGCCGATGGACAAATCTATGTTATCGTGATGCAGCGAACCCTTAAGTTTGGCATGACGAACCAAGCACGGAGTTTGATCCATGCCCCAAAACTGGCTGATTTTTGTCGGGATGTTATCAGCCGGACGAACCTCGTAGGCTCAAACAATATTCAATTTAGGGTCGGCCCACAGGGACCGTTGGTTTTGGAGATCAATGCGCGGTTTTCCGGAACCACTGCTATTCGGGCGAATTGCGGATTTAACGACGTAGAAATGTGGTTGACGGATGTGCTGGGCTTCGGTAAAGTCTGCGATCCGCAGATCAGAGAACGCCTTATCCTGAGATACATGGATGAACTCTACATTGACATTAAGTGATATGAGGCGGGAGTAAGATGCATATCTCAATGGTGAGCCCAGTTTACAATGAGGATAAGGTCATCGACGAGTTCGTGGAGCGCTCTGTGGCTGTCCTTACCCGCCTTGGCGGTTCATTCGAAATGATACTGGTCAACGACTGCAGTACGGATTTTACGCTCCCGAGGCTGCAATATCTAGAAAATCGATATCCCCAACTGCGTTTAATCAATCTCGCACGCAATGTCGGCCAACAGGCGGCAACCCTTCTTGGGCTTCGGCAAGCCACGGGTGATCATGTTTTTTTGCTGGATTCTGATCTTCAGGTCTATCCCGAGGACATGGAAAAGCTCTATGAGGCCGGGCAATACGATGATGCTTGGGACGTCATCAGCGGTGCGCGTCAAACCCGTTCCTCGGGTCTGTTACGTACGATCGGCTCCCGGGGCGTCACCTGGATTGTTAACCATGTGGCGGGCTCTAACCTGAAAGACCCGGCTTCGACATTCCTGCTCATCAAGCGGGACGCCTTGAACAGGGCATGCAAGAACGATGTCTTGGCCCAAAATTTCACGATGCTCCTCAGCTACATGAAGTTCAGGATTCGTCAGGTTCCTGTTGAGTTTCATGCGAACACCGTCCGCCGTAGCAGCTATAGTCTGACTCAGCTTTTTGAGGTGCTCATTCTGGCTATCCTGCGCTATTCTTCAGGCCGCAGATCACTCATTTTCCTTCTGCTGGTGGGATGTCTGAGCCTGAGTGCCGGTAGTCTTGGTACCGGTTATCTCATATTGGACGGGATAATCCGGCAAATCCCCTTGTCTACGAACCTGCTGATCTTCACCACGGCGCTGGCCGTGGCCGGCTTGCAGTTTCTTTTACTGGGGGTCATCACGTACAAGATCGAAACCATGAATCGGAACCTTGATTTCCGTCAGAATCTGACCTGTACCCATGAGGATTGATTCAAACTCGGTTTTGCCGGAATCAGCTCAGCTCACCGGACGCGGTTCTTCGGCGCTTTGGGCCGTGCTCAAGTCTATCGCAGGCCGGGGTAGGCACGTTCTGATGCCGGTGAATATCTGTGAAATCGTTATTCCCGTGGTGTTGCATGCAGGATTCATACCTGTCTTCCACGACGTGGACCCGATGAGCGGCAATGCTACCCTCGACACCATACGCGAGGCGTATCGTCCCGGCATATCCATCTGCTTGGCCACGCACAATTACGGAACCCCTTTGGATATCAAGTCCATTGCAAAATGGGCTCATGAAAAGGGTGTATTTCTCATCGAGGATGTCTGCAACGCACTGGGTGCGAAATGGGACGGGCATCCATTGGGTTTATTCGGGGACGCATCAATTTTCAGTTTCGGGCAGGCGAAGATCGTCGATGCAAAGGCTGGGGGAGCTCTATATGTTCGGGATCAGGGGATCCAAGAGAAGGCCTATCGTATTTTGGACGGGATGCCGCTGTTTTCCGTCGAACACCGGCAGGCGGATGCGGAGTTCCAGGCCGTTTTGTGGACCCTGCGCCAGAATTCTATGGCAGGGCGACCGGAGGTGTACCGGGCAATGTATAATGCTTATCTGCAACACCTGCTGTTTCGGCCAGATGAAGCTCTGCTGACGTCAATTGCCGAGGGAATGGCGGATCTTGACCGGAACTTGGCCACGCGACGGGAAAAAGCGTCAATATGGCGGAGTCTCTTGAATTTCCCCCCCTTACGTCACCGGCATCATGTTCCGGGTGATGCGTATTGGCGTTATACGTTTTTTGCGCCCGAGCCGCTCCGGGACCGACTTTTGGAGGGGTTGCGCCGCCAGGGGGTACCGGCGAGTAAATGGTTTCCTCCTGTCCACCGAGTATTTGATGGCCGTCGTGCCATGGGACAATTCCCCGGTGCCGAGCGGTTTGCCAGGGAATGCCTGAATGTTTTTGTCGATCACTCCATGGGTGTGTCTGATATAGAGGATGCGGCTCAACTCATTCGACGAATATCGAGAGATTCATGAAACGCATTGCCATTATCCAGCCAAGTTTTTTGCCTTGGCTTGGCTATTTTGAGCAAATGGCCCGGGCCGATGTGTTTGTCCATTTCGACGATGTCCAGTATACACGAAAGGACTGGAGGAACCGGAACCGTTTGAAAAGTCCGTTCGGGATACAGACCGTCACGGTGCCGGTAGGCAAGCATTCGTATGGGATTAGCTTGATCAACGAGATCCGCATCGGCATGGTTCCGTATTGGAGTGAAGGTTTAATTCAAAAAATTTCCGCCTGGTATGCAAAAAGTCCTTATTTCGACTCAATTTTTCCGGAACTTTGCGATATCCTTCAATCTCCGTTTGAACTTCTTGTTGATCTTAACTATGCATTGACCGACCTGCTGTGCCGTCATTTAGGCATTGACACCCCGCAACACAAATCGTCGGATATTCCGAATAGAACAAAAGACAGGAACATGACCATCATCAACATATGTAAGCACCATGGTGCGGACATTCTTTATGATGGCAAGTCGGCCCAAAACTTCATTGATCTTGATCCCTTTGCCGCTCATGGGATAAACGTCATTTTTCAGGACTATATGCATACCCCTTATCCTCAATTATGGTCGGGCTTTGAGTCACACCTCTCGACCTTGGATTTGTTAATGAACTGCGGATCGGAGTCACGGGACATCTTGCTCTCCAGTCCTGTGCCGGAGGTTTTGCGTGTCTCGTGACGTGCAGCGCATTTGCCCTGCTTGCGGTTCCATGGACTGGGAAGAACTCGTCCATATTGGAACGGGACGGGTGATGACAGGCGACCAGCGGATCGTTCCCGGCCACCTGCACAAGATCATGTGCCCCTGTTGCGGTGTTGCCGCCAATGCGCGGGTCTTGTCGGCGGAGGAGTTGGACCACCTGTATGGCGACAGCTATATTTTGAACACCCATGGTCGAGAGGAACACCATTTTTTTTCCATGGGACGATTGATCCCCCGTTCAGAAGTGTTTTATGAATGGATTTTGCCTCATCTGCCCCGCAATTTTAAGACACTTTTAGAGATTGGTTGCGGAGAGGGGAACGTGCTGGCCCGTTTTGCCGACGCATTCCCTGGTCGGAGTTTTTTCGGCTTGGAGGGGAGCCATCAGGCCTGTGAACTCGCCAAGGTCAAGGGGTTGTCCGTGGAACAAGGGCTGGTCTCCGGGGATCGCTCCCTGCCTCCAGTCGACGCCATC
This window encodes:
- a CDS encoding PHP domain-containing protein, with product MPGQISRNAFSIPAGELVHGVPAWECHVHTLFTDGEASVLDCVERALDQGLSRIIFTEHTEPWKAKRKGWFTQYADEVRMAAQRYIGEIEVILGVEAPANDFVGGLEFTTEMLDTCDFILGTAHRYPGLDGRRVRDLSAKECIELEYATLLALSNNEIIDAIAHIGGTCGLYCIDFPEELAVDVIRAAALNGVAIELNSRYHSSLDRLIRICVQENARVTIGSDAHSLGEIGTAFRGLQAIFEAETV
- a CDS encoding glycosyltransferase; protein product: MHISMVSPVYNEDKVIDEFVERSVAVLTRLGGSFEMILVNDCSTDFTLPRLQYLENRYPQLRLINLARNVGQQAATLLGLRQATGDHVFLLDSDLQVYPEDMEKLYEAGQYDDAWDVISGARQTRSSGLLRTIGSRGVTWIVNHVAGSNLKDPASTFLLIKRDALNRACKNDVLAQNFTMLLSYMKFRIRQVPVEFHANTVRRSSYSLTQLFEVLILAILRYSSGRRSLIFLLLVGCLSLSAGSLGTGYLILDGIIRQIPLSTNLLIFTTALAVAGLQFLLLGVITYKIETMNRNLDFRQNLTCTHED
- a CDS encoding WbqC family protein; this encodes MKRIAIIQPSFLPWLGYFEQMARADVFVHFDDVQYTRKDWRNRNRLKSPFGIQTVTVPVGKHSYGISLINEIRIGMVPYWSEGLIQKISAWYAKSPYFDSIFPELCDILQSPFELLVDLNYALTDLLCRHLGIDTPQHKSSDIPNRTKDRNMTIINICKHHGADILYDGKSAQNFIDLDPFAAHGINVIFQDYMHTPYPQLWSGFESHLSTLDLLMNCGSESRDILLSSPVPEVLRVS
- a CDS encoding ATP-grasp domain-containing protein, which gives rise to MKSVNLLVTAVGSELACAVIKAARLTAFPVCLHGCDIREEVVGKYWCDIFRAVPSAARPEEYLKALGDMVQEFQLAAIIPTADVEFELLAFHRESFLRRFGCHILVNSLEEVRRFNDKWEAHQWYLAQGIPVPETFCADTEEAVECAVRTLGFPLVLKPRVGGGSRHIYRIDTWEALRNYLPVVPLPILQAYIFPDEEEYTAGTYRAADGQIYVIVMQRTLKFGMTNQARSLIHAPKLADFCRDVISRTNLVGSNNIQFRVGPQGPLVLEINARFSGTTAIRANCGFNDVEMWLTDVLGFGKVCDPQIRERLILRYMDELYIDIK
- a CDS encoding serine acetyltransferase; translated protein: MSLRETLLADLGRQYYFSEQIGKNPTMWRLFFSLFSPRFVPVILYRFSHSCYELKLTPLAKMLALINFVVFGLEIAMRCKIGKGLYLPHTQGTVIGAVSIGENAIIYHNVTFGAREIDLGYSGSARPVVGNNVIVGAGAKVLGGVVLGDGARIAANAVVIEDVPAGVTVAGIPARIVKQHEASKSV